One genomic window of Nitrospirota bacterium includes the following:
- a CDS encoding ABC transporter permease, which translates to MDIILSGFSRAISFILSFDKELYSIIFLSLKVSGVALIISTLIGISIGAVVSMRRFFGRDFIISLLNTFMGLPPVVVGLFVYLLLSRSGPFGFMGLLYTPSAMAIAQTILATPIIAALSHAAIVNVEDTIRNAAMALGATPLQASVKVITEARYSITAAVIAGFGRAIAEVGAILIVGGNIAGYTRVMTTTIALETDKGNFELALALGIVLLLISLIVNTLLYWFQKRGIKQR; encoded by the coding sequence ATGGATATTATCCTTTCCGGTTTCAGTCGTGCAATCTCCTTTATACTTTCATTTGATAAGGAACTCTACAGCATAATCTTTCTATCTCTTAAGGTCTCTGGAGTGGCATTGATTATCTCAACACTCATAGGGATTTCTATAGGTGCAGTTGTTAGTATGAGAAGGTTTTTTGGAAGGGATTTTATAATAAGTCTTCTTAACACATTTATGGGACTTCCACCAGTAGTCGTTGGATTATTTGTTTATCTGCTTCTCTCAAGGAGTGGACCCTTCGGTTTCATGGGATTGCTTTATACACCTTCTGCGATGGCTATTGCCCAGACAATACTTGCAACCCCTATCATCGCTGCCCTCTCACATGCTGCAATAGTGAATGTCGAGGATACAATAAGAAACGCAGCGATGGCACTCGGAGCAACACCGCTGCAGGCATCGGTAAAGGTGATAACAGAAGCAAGGTATTCTATAACAGCAGCGGTTATAGCAGGATTTGGTCGTGCCATTGCAGAGGTAGGTGCAATACTTATCGTCGGAGGGAATATCGCAGGATACACACGGGTTATGACTACCACAATTGCCCTTGAGACGGATAAAGGAAATTTTGAACTTGCACTGGCATTAGGTATTGTTCTGCTTTTAATCTCTTTGATTGTTAATACACTACTTTACTGGTTCCAGAAAAGAGGAATAAAACAAAGATGA